In one Cronobacter dublinensis subsp. dublinensis LMG 23823 genomic region, the following are encoded:
- the yecR gene encoding YecR family lipoprotein, which produces MRKPMRKVILITALLALGGCTITKTPEIVGGSKVTGTVRLGISEQPLQHAKVDNYVAQSIANRQCQDWGYAVAEAYGAPVKTCSVITGTQCMTESIVLEYQCRGFTINNRAVGGW; this is translated from the coding sequence GTGAGAAAACCGATGCGCAAGGTCATTTTGATTACCGCCCTGCTCGCGCTGGGCGGCTGCACCATCACCAAAACGCCGGAAATTGTCGGCGGCAGTAAAGTTACCGGCACCGTCAGGCTCGGTATCAGCGAGCAACCGCTGCAACATGCCAAAGTGGATAACTACGTGGCGCAGTCGATAGCGAATCGTCAGTGTCAGGACTGGGGCTACGCCGTGGCCGAAGCCTATGGCGCACCCGTGAAGACGTGCTCCGTGATAACCGGCACGCAATGCATGACGGAATCTATCGTGCTGGAGTACCAGTGCCGCGGCTTTACCATCAATAACCGCGCCGTTGGCGGCTGGTAA
- the tcyJ gene encoding cystine ABC transporter substrate-binding protein has protein sequence MKLALLGRQALMGVMAVALVAGMSVKTYAAENLLNKVKERGTLLVGLEGTYPPFSFQGDDGKLTGFEVEFAEELAKHLGVKASLKPTKWDGMLASLDSKRIDVVINQVTISDERKKKYDFSTPYTVSGIQALVKKENAASIKTAADLKGKKVGVGLGTNYEEWLRQNVQGVDIRTYDDDPTKYQDLRVGRIDAILVDRLAALDLVKKTNNTLAAAGEPFSRQEAGVAVRKGNEDLVQAIDKAIADMQQDGSLKKISEKWFGADVTK, from the coding sequence ATGAAACTTGCACTTTTGGGTCGTCAGGCGCTCATGGGCGTCATGGCTGTAGCGCTGGTGGCGGGCATGAGCGTAAAAACCTATGCCGCGGAAAATTTGCTGAATAAAGTTAAAGAACGCGGCACGCTGCTGGTGGGGCTGGAAGGCACTTATCCGCCGTTCAGCTTCCAGGGTGATGACGGCAAACTGACCGGCTTCGAAGTGGAGTTCGCCGAGGAGCTGGCGAAACATCTGGGCGTAAAAGCTTCCCTTAAGCCTACCAAGTGGGACGGGATGCTGGCGTCGCTGGATTCTAAGCGCATCGACGTGGTGATTAACCAGGTCACTATCTCGGACGAGCGCAAGAAAAAATATGATTTCTCAACGCCGTATACCGTATCCGGTATTCAGGCGCTGGTGAAGAAAGAGAACGCGGCGAGCATTAAAACCGCCGCCGATCTCAAGGGCAAGAAAGTGGGCGTCGGCCTTGGCACCAACTACGAAGAGTGGTTGCGCCAGAATGTGCAGGGTGTTGATATCCGCACGTATGATGATGACCCGACCAAATATCAGGATCTGCGCGTAGGCCGTATCGACGCCATTCTGGTGGACCGCCTTGCGGCACTGGATCTGGTGAAGAAAACCAACAATACGCTGGCGGCGGCTGGCGAACCGTTCTCCCGTCAGGAAGCGGGCGTGGCAGTGCGTAAAGGCAACGAGGATCTGGTGCAGGCTATCGATAAAGCGATCGCGGATATGCAGCAGGATGGCTCGCTGAAGAAAATCTCTGAGAAGTGGTTTGGCGCAGACGTGACCAAATAA
- the tcyL gene encoding cystine ABC transporter permease, with protein MQESIQLVIDSAPFLLKGAIFTLELSIGGMFFGLVLGFVLAMMRLSAFWPVSWLARFYISIFRGTPLIAQLFMIYYGLPQFGIELDPIPAAMIGLSLNTAAYTSETLRAAISSIDKGQWEAAASIGMTPWQTLRRAILPQAARVALPPLGNSFISLVKDTSLAATIQVPELFRQAQLITSRTLEVFTMYLAASLVYWVMATVLSALQNHFENQLNRQERDPK; from the coding sequence ATGCAGGAAAGTATCCAACTGGTTATCGATTCGGCGCCGTTTCTTCTGAAAGGGGCCATTTTTACGCTGGAGCTGAGCATCGGCGGCATGTTCTTCGGCCTGGTGTTAGGCTTCGTGCTGGCGATGATGCGGCTGTCGGCCTTCTGGCCGGTCTCGTGGCTGGCGCGCTTTTATATTTCGATTTTTCGCGGCACGCCGCTTATCGCACAGCTCTTTATGATCTACTACGGCCTGCCGCAGTTCGGCATTGAGCTTGACCCGATCCCGGCAGCGATGATTGGGCTGTCGCTCAATACCGCGGCCTATACCTCCGAGACGCTGCGCGCGGCGATTTCGTCCATCGATAAAGGGCAGTGGGAAGCGGCGGCGAGCATCGGTATGACGCCGTGGCAGACGCTGCGCCGTGCGATCCTGCCGCAGGCCGCGCGCGTGGCGCTGCCGCCGCTTGGCAACAGTTTTATCAGCCTTGTGAAAGACACCTCGCTCGCCGCCACCATTCAGGTGCCTGAGCTGTTCCGCCAGGCGCAGCTGATCACCTCGCGCACGCTGGAAGTATTCACCATGTATCTGGCTGCCTCGCTCGTCTACTGGGTGATGGCGACGGTGTTGTCCGCGCTGCAAAACCATTTTGAAAACCAGTTAAACCGACAGGAGCGCGATCCGAAATGA
- a CDS encoding GNAT family N-acetyltransferase, whose translation MEYRLTDTPDDELKARIRKQLGLYNAMHMTPDLQELIISVNDAQGNLTAGLTGRSHWGCMHIEFLWVDESLRGQGTGATLMAMAEEEGRKRGCKRIFVDTFSFQAPDFYRKQGYDVYGVAPDYLAGHSRFYFSKALSHE comes from the coding sequence ATGGAATACCGGCTTACCGACACCCCCGATGATGAACTCAAGGCGCGCATCAGAAAACAGCTTGGCCTCTATAACGCGATGCACATGACGCCAGACCTGCAGGAGCTGATTATCAGCGTCAATGACGCGCAGGGGAACCTGACGGCGGGCCTGACCGGGCGCAGCCACTGGGGTTGCATGCATATCGAGTTTCTCTGGGTTGACGAATCGCTGCGCGGGCAGGGCACCGGCGCGACGCTGATGGCGATGGCTGAAGAAGAAGGGCGTAAGCGCGGCTGCAAGCGGATATTTGTCGACACCTTCAGTTTTCAGGCCCCTGATTTTTACCGCAAGCAGGGTTATGACGTTTACGGTGTGGCGCCGGATTATCTGGCGGGCCATTCGCGCTTTTATTTCAGTAAGGCGCTGAGTCACGAATAA
- the pgsA gene encoding CDP-diacylglycerol--glycerol-3-phosphate 3-phosphatidyltransferase — MRFNIPTLLTLFRVILIPFFVLAFYLPFHWAPFLCALIFCFAAITDWFDGFLARRWNQSTRFGAFLDPVADKVMVGIAMVLVVEHYHSWWITLPAATMIAREIIISALREWMAELGKRSSVAVSWIGKVKTTAQMLALIGLLWRPNLWIEYAGIALFFVAAVLTFWSMFQYLNAARGDLLER; from the coding sequence ATGCGATTTAATATCCCTACATTGCTGACGCTGTTTCGAGTCATTCTGATCCCGTTTTTTGTGCTGGCGTTCTATCTGCCTTTTCACTGGGCCCCGTTTCTCTGCGCGCTGATCTTCTGCTTCGCGGCCATTACCGACTGGTTTGACGGTTTTCTCGCGCGCCGCTGGAATCAGAGCACCCGCTTTGGCGCGTTTCTGGACCCGGTGGCGGATAAAGTCATGGTCGGCATCGCGATGGTGCTGGTCGTCGAGCACTATCACAGCTGGTGGATAACGCTGCCGGCCGCTACCATGATCGCGCGCGAAATTATTATCTCTGCGCTGCGTGAATGGATGGCCGAACTCGGTAAGCGCAGCAGCGTGGCGGTTTCCTGGATTGGTAAAGTGAAGACCACGGCGCAGATGCTGGCGCTGATCGGTTTGCTGTGGCGTCCGAACCTGTGGATCGAATACGCCGGTATCGCGCTCTTTTTCGTTGCGGCAGTGCTGACGTTCTGGTCAATGTTCCAGTATCTGAACGCTGCGCGCGGTGATTTGCTCGAACGGTGA
- a CDS encoding DUF2594 family protein yields the protein MSAPDFSTSEQIQELAVEVSCLKSLLTLMLQAMGQADAGRVIIKMERQIAEMEDEAQAAVFTNTVKQIKQAYRQ from the coding sequence ATGAGCGCTCCCGATTTTTCCACCTCAGAGCAGATCCAGGAACTGGCTGTTGAAGTCTCCTGCCTGAAATCCCTGCTGACCCTGATGCTGCAGGCGATGGGCCAGGCTGACGCGGGCCGGGTTATCATTAAAATGGAAAGGCAGATCGCTGAAATGGAAGACGAGGCGCAGGCCGCAGTCTTTACGAATACCGTTAAGCAGATTAAACAGGCTTATCGTCAGTAA
- the uvrY gene encoding UvrY/SirA/GacA family response regulator transcription factor, with protein sequence MINVLLVDDHELVRAGIRRILEDMKGINVAGEACCGEDAIKWCRIHPVDVVLMDMNMPGIGGLEATRKIARYSSDIKVIMLTVHTENPLPAKVMQAGAAGYLSKGAAPAEVVSAIRSVHAGRRYIASDIAQQMALSQIEPDRSESPFASLSERELQIMLMITKGQKVNEISEQLNLSPKTVNSYRYRMFSKLNIHGDVELTHLAIRHGLCNAETLSSQ encoded by the coding sequence TTGATCAACGTTCTTCTTGTTGATGACCACGAACTGGTGCGCGCAGGGATACGACGCATACTTGAAGATATGAAGGGCATTAATGTGGCAGGCGAAGCCTGCTGCGGCGAGGACGCCATCAAATGGTGTCGCATTCACCCGGTGGATGTGGTGCTGATGGACATGAACATGCCGGGCATTGGCGGCCTGGAGGCGACTCGCAAAATCGCCCGTTATTCTTCAGACATTAAAGTGATCATGCTTACCGTTCATACGGAGAATCCGCTACCGGCGAAAGTGATGCAGGCCGGCGCGGCAGGCTACCTGAGTAAAGGTGCGGCACCCGCCGAAGTGGTGAGCGCCATCCGGTCGGTTCACGCCGGGCGACGCTATATCGCTTCCGACATCGCACAGCAAATGGCGCTCAGTCAGATAGAGCCCGACCGCAGCGAATCCCCCTTCGCGAGTTTGTCGGAAAGGGAATTGCAGATTATGCTCATGATTACCAAAGGCCAGAAGGTCAATGAAATCTCTGAGCAGCTTAATCTCAGCCCGAAAACCGTTAACAGCTATCGCTATCGTATGTTTAGTAAGCTAAACATTCACGGCGACGTCGAGTTAACGCATCTGGCCATCCGCCATGGCCTGTGTAACGCGGAGACCTTATCAAGTCAGTGA
- the sdiA gene encoding transcriptional regulator SdiA produces MKESDFFNWRREMTTRFQEIQDSSDIYSLLKTETQNMEYDYFALCVRHPVPFTRPKLTLHTTYPEAWLEHYQAENYYVIDPVLKPQNYQMGFLPWSDTLFSGVAEELWNAARDHGLVKGVTQCVIAPNRAQGFLSVSGTNPRGHTMPDDELALRLQHLVEQSLVTMARLEDPAATVLEMKLSKREKEILQWTAEGKTSAEIAIILSISENTVNFHQKNMQKKFNAPNKTQIACYAAAIGLI; encoded by the coding sequence ATGAAGGAAAGTGACTTTTTTAACTGGCGTCGGGAAATGACGACCCGCTTTCAGGAAATTCAGGATTCGAGCGACATTTATTCGCTCCTGAAAACCGAAACGCAGAACATGGAATATGATTATTTCGCGCTTTGCGTTCGTCATCCTGTGCCTTTCACGCGCCCCAAACTGACGCTGCACACCACCTATCCTGAAGCCTGGCTTGAGCATTATCAGGCGGAAAATTACTATGTGATAGATCCGGTGCTGAAGCCCCAAAATTATCAAATGGGCTTTCTCCCGTGGAGCGATACGCTGTTTAGCGGCGTGGCGGAAGAACTCTGGAATGCCGCGCGCGACCACGGTCTGGTCAAGGGCGTAACGCAGTGCGTCATTGCGCCTAACCGCGCCCAGGGATTCCTCTCCGTCTCTGGAACCAACCCGCGTGGACACACCATGCCGGATGACGAACTGGCGTTGCGACTTCAGCATTTAGTGGAGCAGAGCCTGGTGACAATGGCGAGGTTGGAAGATCCGGCAGCGACCGTGCTGGAAATGAAGCTGAGCAAACGAGAAAAAGAGATATTGCAGTGGACGGCGGAAGGTAAAACGTCGGCGGAAATAGCGATAATATTATCTATCTCGGAAAATACCGTTAATTTTCACCAGAAAAATATGCAGAAGAAGTTTAATGCTCCAAACAAAACGCAAATTGCCTGCTATGCTGCTGCGATTGGCCTGATTTGA
- the dcyD gene encoding D-cysteine desulfhydrase, translating into MHNLTRFARLELIGAPTPLEFLPRLSDYLGREIFIKRDDAMPVAMGGNKLRKLEFLAAQALREGADTLVTAGAIQSNHVRQTAAVAARLGLHCVALLENPIATREDNYLTNGNRLLLDLFNVQVEMCDALDAPDQQLDALAVRLEAQGFRPYVIPVGGSNVLGALGYVESTLEIVQQCEGIVRPSSVVVASGSAGTHAGLAVGLEQGMPDAELIGVTVSRTVAEQKPKVVALQQGVAQALELDASADIVLWDDYFAPGYGKPNDEGMEAVKLLARLEGILLDPVYTGKAMAGLIDGIAQHRFKDEGPILFIHTGGAPALFAYHPHV; encoded by the coding sequence ATGCATAATCTCACCCGCTTTGCGCGCCTTGAGCTTATCGGCGCGCCCACTCCGCTGGAGTTTCTGCCGCGCCTGTCTGACTATCTGGGCCGCGAAATTTTTATTAAACGCGACGATGCGATGCCGGTAGCGATGGGCGGCAATAAGCTGCGCAAGCTGGAGTTTCTGGCCGCCCAGGCGCTGCGCGAAGGCGCCGACACGCTGGTCACCGCCGGCGCGATACAGTCGAACCATGTGCGCCAGACGGCGGCGGTGGCCGCGCGCCTCGGCCTGCACTGCGTCGCGCTGCTGGAAAACCCGATTGCGACCCGCGAAGACAATTACCTGACTAACGGTAACCGGCTACTGCTGGATCTGTTTAATGTGCAGGTGGAAATGTGCGACGCGCTCGACGCGCCGGACCAACAGCTTGATGCGCTGGCGGTGCGCCTCGAAGCCCAGGGATTTCGCCCGTATGTGATCCCGGTCGGCGGCTCGAATGTGCTGGGCGCGCTCGGCTATGTCGAGAGCACCCTGGAAATCGTGCAGCAGTGCGAAGGCATTGTGCGGCCCTCCTCGGTGGTGGTGGCCTCCGGCAGCGCCGGCACCCACGCGGGGCTGGCGGTCGGGCTGGAGCAGGGGATGCCGGACGCTGAGCTTATTGGCGTGACGGTCTCGCGCACCGTAGCGGAGCAGAAGCCGAAAGTGGTGGCGCTGCAGCAGGGTGTCGCGCAGGCGCTGGAGCTCGACGCCAGCGCCGATATCGTGCTGTGGGATGACTACTTCGCGCCGGGATACGGCAAGCCTAACGACGAAGGCATGGAAGCGGTAAAACTGCTGGCGCGCCTCGAAGGCATTTTGCTGGACCCGGTCTACACCGGCAAAGCGATGGCTGGGTTGATTGACGGCATCGCGCAGCACCGCTTTAAGGATGAAGGCCCGATTCTCTTTATTCACACCGGCGGCGCTCCGGCGCTGTTCGCGTACCATCCGCATGTTTAA
- the cspE gene encoding transcription antiterminator/RNA stability regulator CspE: MSNKMTGLVKWFNADKGFGFITPNDGSKDVFVHFSAIQSDNFKTLDEGQQVSFTIENGAKGPAAGNVTPL, translated from the coding sequence ATGTCTAACAAAATGACTGGTTTAGTAAAATGGTTTAACGCTGATAAAGGTTTTGGTTTTATCACCCCGAATGACGGCAGCAAAGATGTGTTTGTACACTTCTCTGCTATCCAGAGCGACAATTTCAAAACGCTTGATGAAGGCCAGCAGGTCTCCTTCACCATTGAAAATGGCGCTAAAGGCCCGGCAGCAGGCAATGTGACGCCGCTGTAA
- the ftnA gene encoding non-heme ferritin has protein sequence MLKPDMIEKLNEQMNLELYSSLLYQQMSAWCSYHSFEGAAAFLSRHAQEEMTHMQRLFNYLTDTGSFPRINAVPSPFAEYASLDALFQATYEHEQLITRQINALAHVAMTTQDYPTFNFLQWYVAEQHEEEKLFKSVLDKLSLAGKSGEGLYFIDKELATLDTQA, from the coding sequence ATGCTGAAGCCGGATATGATTGAAAAACTCAATGAGCAGATGAATCTTGAACTCTATTCTTCGCTGCTTTATCAACAGATGAGCGCCTGGTGCAGCTATCACAGCTTTGAAGGCGCCGCCGCGTTTCTGAGCCGTCACGCACAGGAAGAGATGACGCACATGCAGCGTCTGTTTAACTACCTGACCGACACCGGCAGCTTCCCGCGAATCAACGCTGTACCGTCGCCGTTTGCCGAGTATGCGTCGCTTGATGCGTTATTCCAGGCTACCTATGAGCATGAGCAACTGATCACCCGCCAGATTAATGCCCTGGCCCATGTAGCGATGACCACCCAGGATTATCCCACCTTTAATTTCCTGCAGTGGTATGTCGCTGAACAGCACGAAGAAGAGAAACTGTTTAAATCCGTGCTGGATAAACTGAGCCTTGCGGGTAAAAGCGGCGAAGGTCTCTATTTTATCGATAAAGAACTGGCGACCCTCGACACCCAGGCCTGA
- the tyrP gene encoding tyrosine transporter TyrP produces MKNRTLGSIFIVAGTTIGAGMLAMPLAAAGVGFGVTALLLFLLWALMCYTALLLVEVYQHQPASTGLGTLALHYLGKPGQWLAGFSMLFLMYALTAAYISGAGELLASSLSQWLGMTITPATGVLAFTLAGGLIVSIGTHSVDLVNRLLFTAKTIFLVVMLGLMMPHIRQANLLTLPVEQGLALSALPVIFTSFGFHGSVPSIVSYMKGDVRKLRLIFITGSAIPLVAYLFWQLATLGAIPSTTFMGLLATHAGLNGLLQAVRDVVASPHVELAVHLFADLALATSFLGVSLGLFDYLADMLKRRRTVAGRAQSGLMTFVPPLAFALFYPQGFVMALGYAGVALAVLALLLPAMLAWQSRKRHPATWQVAGGKAMLAVVFVCGVGIVVIQFLISAGVLREVG; encoded by the coding sequence GTGAAGAACCGCACTCTTGGCAGTATTTTTATCGTCGCCGGCACTACGATCGGCGCAGGGATGCTGGCGATGCCGCTCGCGGCGGCAGGCGTCGGCTTTGGCGTGACGGCGCTGTTGCTCTTTTTGCTGTGGGCGCTGATGTGCTATACCGCGCTGCTGCTGGTGGAGGTGTATCAGCATCAGCCCGCCTCGACGGGCCTCGGCACGCTGGCGTTGCACTATCTCGGCAAACCGGGGCAGTGGCTCGCGGGCTTTAGCATGTTGTTTTTAATGTACGCGCTGACAGCCGCCTATATCAGCGGCGCGGGCGAGCTGCTGGCCTCAAGCCTTAGCCAGTGGCTCGGGATGACTATTACGCCTGCAACCGGCGTGCTGGCCTTTACGCTCGCGGGCGGGCTGATTGTCAGCATCGGCACGCACAGCGTCGATTTGGTAAACCGGCTGCTGTTTACGGCCAAAACGATTTTTCTGGTGGTGATGCTGGGGCTGATGATGCCGCATATTCGTCAGGCAAATCTGTTGACGCTGCCGGTCGAACAGGGGCTCGCGCTCTCCGCCCTGCCGGTGATTTTTACCTCGTTCGGCTTTCACGGCAGCGTGCCGAGTATCGTCAGCTATATGAAAGGCGATGTGCGCAAACTGCGGCTGATATTTATCACCGGCAGCGCTATCCCGCTGGTGGCGTATCTGTTCTGGCAGCTCGCCACGCTCGGGGCCATCCCCTCGACGACGTTTATGGGCCTGCTGGCCACACACGCCGGACTAAACGGGCTGTTGCAGGCCGTGCGCGATGTTGTCGCCTCGCCGCATGTGGAGCTGGCCGTGCATCTGTTTGCCGATCTCGCGCTCGCGACCTCGTTCCTCGGCGTATCGCTCGGACTGTTTGATTACCTTGCGGATATGCTTAAGCGTCGGCGCACCGTGGCGGGCCGCGCCCAGAGCGGGCTAATGACCTTCGTGCCGCCGCTGGCCTTTGCGCTTTTCTACCCGCAAGGGTTTGTGATGGCGCTCGGCTACGCAGGCGTGGCGCTGGCTGTGCTGGCGCTGCTGCTGCCGGCGATGCTCGCCTGGCAGAGCCGCAAACGCCACCCGGCAACCTGGCAGGTCGCGGGCGGGAAAGCGATGCTGGCGGTGGTTTTCGTCTGCGGCGTCGGCATCGTGGTCATTCAGTTTCTGATTAGCGCAGGCGTATTACGCGAAGTGGGGTAA
- the uvrC gene encoding excinuclease ABC subunit UvrC, translating to MSEVFDSKSFLKTVTSQPGVYRMYDASGTVIYVGKAKDLKKRLSSYFRSNLASRKTEALVALIQNIDVTVTHTETEALLLEHNYIKLYQPRYNVLLRDDKSYPYIFLSGDTHPRLAIHRGAKHAKGEYFGPFPNGYAVRETLALLQKIFPIRQCENSVYRNRSRPCLQYQIGRCLGPCVEGLVSEEDYAQQVEYVRLFLAGKDDQVINQLVARMEQASLNLAFEEAARLRDQIQAVRRVTEKQFVSNNGDDLDVIGVAFESGMACLHVLFIRQGKVLGSRSYYPKVPSGTELAEVVETFVGQFYLQGSQMRTLPGEILLDFPLTTPELLAETLSEIAGRRVNVQTRPRGDRARYLKLARTNAATALTTRLSQQSTISQRLTALAQTLHLPEIKRMECFDISHTMGEQTVASCVVFDANGPLRSEYRRYNITGITPGDDYAAMNQVLRRRYGKAIEESKVPDLILIDGGKGQLGQAKAVFAELDVTWDKHHPLLLGVAKGSDRKAGLETLFLEPEGEGFALPPDSQALHVIQHIRDESHNHAITGHRKKRAKVKNTSTLETIEGIGPKRRQMLLKYMGGLQPLLNASVEEIAKVPGISQALAEKIYYSLKH from the coding sequence GTGAGTGAAGTTTTCGATTCAAAATCATTTCTGAAAACCGTTACCAGCCAGCCTGGCGTCTACCGCATGTATGACGCCAGCGGGACGGTTATCTACGTCGGCAAAGCCAAAGACCTCAAAAAGCGCCTGTCCAGCTACTTTCGCAGCAACCTCGCCAGTCGAAAAACCGAGGCGCTGGTGGCGCTCATCCAGAATATCGACGTGACGGTGACCCACACCGAAACCGAAGCGCTGTTGCTGGAGCACAACTACATCAAGCTCTACCAGCCGCGTTATAACGTGCTGCTGCGCGATGACAAATCGTATCCGTATATTTTCCTGAGCGGCGACACGCACCCGCGTCTGGCTATCCATCGCGGCGCGAAACACGCCAAAGGGGAGTATTTCGGCCCGTTCCCGAACGGCTACGCGGTGCGTGAAACGCTCGCGCTTCTGCAAAAGATTTTCCCGATTCGCCAGTGCGAGAACAGCGTCTATCGCAACCGCTCGCGTCCCTGCCTGCAATATCAGATTGGCCGCTGCCTCGGGCCGTGCGTCGAAGGGCTGGTGAGCGAAGAGGATTACGCGCAGCAGGTGGAGTATGTGCGGCTGTTTCTCGCCGGGAAAGACGATCAGGTGATAAACCAACTGGTGGCGCGCATGGAGCAGGCGAGCCTGAACCTGGCGTTTGAAGAGGCCGCGCGCCTGCGCGATCAAATCCAGGCGGTGCGCCGCGTGACGGAAAAACAGTTTGTCTCCAATAATGGCGACGATCTGGACGTCATTGGCGTGGCGTTTGAGTCGGGGATGGCCTGTCTGCACGTGCTCTTTATACGCCAGGGGAAAGTGCTCGGCAGCCGCAGCTACTATCCAAAAGTGCCGAGCGGCACCGAGCTTGCGGAAGTGGTGGAAACCTTTGTCGGCCAGTTCTATTTACAGGGCAGCCAGATGCGTACGCTGCCGGGCGAGATCCTGCTCGATTTCCCTCTCACTACGCCCGAACTGCTGGCGGAGACGCTGTCGGAGATCGCCGGGCGTCGGGTGAATGTCCAGACGCGCCCGCGCGGCGACCGCGCGCGCTATCTGAAGCTTGCGCGCACCAACGCCGCCACGGCGCTCACCACGCGGTTGTCGCAACAGTCGACCATCAGTCAGCGCCTGACGGCGCTCGCGCAGACGCTGCATCTGCCGGAAATAAAACGGATGGAGTGTTTTGATATCAGTCATACGATGGGCGAACAGACCGTGGCTTCCTGCGTGGTATTTGACGCCAACGGGCCGCTACGTTCTGAATATCGTCGCTATAATATTACTGGCATCACGCCGGGCGATGATTACGCCGCGATGAACCAGGTGCTACGCCGTCGTTATGGGAAAGCTATTGAAGAGAGCAAAGTGCCGGATCTTATCCTTATCGACGGCGGTAAAGGCCAGCTTGGCCAGGCGAAAGCGGTTTTCGCCGAGCTGGACGTGACGTGGGATAAACATCATCCGTTGCTGCTTGGCGTGGCGAAGGGCAGCGATCGTAAGGCCGGGCTTGAGACGCTGTTCCTTGAGCCGGAAGGGGAGGGCTTCGCTCTGCCGCCTGATTCGCAGGCGTTGCACGTCATCCAGCATATTCGCGATGAGTCGCACAACCATGCGATAACCGGGCACCGTAAAAAGCGCGCTAAGGTGAAAAACACCAGTACGCTTGAGACGATAGAGGGTATTGGCCCGAAACGCCGCCAGATGTTGCTCAAATATATGGGAGGGTTGCAACCGCTCCTGAACGCGTCGGTGGAAGAAATCGCGAAAGTGCCGGGCATCTCGCAGGCGCTTGCAGAAAAGATCTACTACTCGTTGAAACATTAA
- the tcyN gene encoding L-cystine ABC transporter ATP-binding protein TcyN, translating into MSAIEVKNLVKQFHGQTVLHGIDLEVQTGEVVAIIGPSGSGKTTLLRSINLLEQPESGTVRVGDILIDTAKSAREQRGLVRALRQQVGFVFQSFNLFPHRTVLENIIEGPVIVKGEPKAEATARARELLAKVGLSGKENSYPKRLSGGQQQRVAIARALAMRPEVILFDEPTSALDPELVGEVLNTIRQLAQEKRTMVIVTHEMSFARDVADRAIFMDQGKIVEQGEAKALFANPTQPRTRQFLDKFLNT; encoded by the coding sequence ATGAGTGCGATTGAGGTCAAAAACCTGGTGAAGCAATTCCACGGTCAGACGGTGCTGCACGGTATCGATCTGGAAGTGCAGACCGGGGAAGTGGTGGCGATTATTGGGCCCAGCGGCTCCGGCAAAACCACGCTGCTGCGCAGTATTAATTTGCTGGAACAGCCCGAGAGCGGCACTGTGCGGGTGGGCGATATCCTTATCGATACCGCAAAATCGGCGCGCGAACAGCGCGGCCTGGTGCGCGCGCTGCGCCAGCAGGTGGGTTTTGTGTTCCAGAGCTTTAATCTGTTTCCGCACCGCACGGTGCTGGAAAATATTATCGAAGGGCCGGTTATCGTTAAAGGCGAGCCGAAAGCGGAGGCTACCGCCCGCGCCCGCGAGCTGCTGGCGAAAGTGGGGCTTTCCGGCAAGGAAAACAGCTACCCGAAACGTCTCTCCGGCGGCCAGCAGCAGCGCGTGGCGATTGCCCGCGCGCTGGCGATGCGCCCCGAGGTTATCCTGTTTGACGAGCCGACCTCGGCGCTGGATCCTGAACTGGTGGGCGAAGTGCTGAACACCATCCGCCAGCTGGCGCAGGAGAAGCGCACAATGGTGATTGTGACCCATGAGATGAGTTTTGCGCGAGATGTCGCCGACCGCGCCATCTTTATGGATCAGGGGAAAATCGTGGAGCAGGGCGAGGCGAAAGCCCTGTTCGCCAACCCGACGCAGCCCCGCACCCGCCAGTTTTTAGATAAATTCCTGAATACCTGA